The DNA window tttaaatattattctacaattttaaatgcaagaacAAACATGTGCATGTTAGAACATGaagaataattgtttaaataaaatgtaacaaAACCAATTTTTCAAAAGCCAAGATTTTTGTAAAGTATAAACTATTTttaacgggtacggaggatatAGTGTGAAATCCTTTCCCGAGAATTACCAAACATCGAACTTAAAATAATCTCTAGTCAAATATACGTTTATatacgttttatttaaaaatcaattgacgactctttcataaaataaataatcttttaaattaattatttttaattaatttaaaatacatttttcttttattaatttgtaatttgattattttaaatttaaaagattatttaaaattgatcataaaaaataatcattttgtatgtcaaaacatattttgtataatttaaaaaaataatatttattaaaatggaTTTTTATACGCAAAACGAGGTTAAATTTTTTGAACCTATAACTTTTTCGAGATAAAGGTTTTTTTTCGGATTACACATGGTATCaaagtctttttttttgttcttgagaCAAAATCTTAGTCTCTCATTGCCTCCATCAAATAGTTACATTATCTattgatggagggctctaatcatttattattatatttttataataatattttgttttaaatgtttgtgtttaatgttattatttttttagctatcataatctttaaatttttcGGTTGTTGTTTTACCCAGCAGTCAATGTCCATAATTTATTGGTCTTAATCTAATCGTATGAGATTCTTTGttggttatttagtcaacacaatGTCATCTCGTTGTTTGATGGATCTCAACACCCACAAGTAACATCAAAGTTCTTTTTAGTTGTTGTTTCACCCAATTAATTCCCATGGATTCTACATTCTTCGTTAGTTTATTTAGTCAACACGTTGTCATCCCATTATTAGATGAATCTTAACACTCACGAGTAACCTCGGAGTTCTTTTTAGTTATTCTTTCACTCAACATTCAATGCTCATGAGATTCTACTTTCTTCGATGGTTTATCAATCAATACACTACCATCATTTGATTGGATGAATTTCAATACTCACGAGTTTATGAGGTTTGAAATACTAACATCAACATTTCATAATCTTgtcttcaacctcaagttgttcTACGTATTTTTCATATTGAGTTTGAGTAGgatattagaatataaaataatatagatgTAAGTAagatattgtgataatatcattatattattatattaattatttttaagtctaatataatgtctatataatagtctaatagacataacctatttaattttatatatcatttaatacaatatttctctctattataaaaattataatttttttaattaaggagaactaacatgacactcCACAATCATGATTTCCGCTTTAACTCAAAGTGTTTCCAAAGTATCACTCAAAATAGAATATACagtatttatcttaaaaatcacttataatactaatatattttatgttttaaaagatTTGGCTACATAAAGTTTAatgagtaataaaaaaaatggttggaCTTAAACCTAGGGTTGACAATATATATCGAGTTGAGGTTGTAGATTTCGGGGTTGTAGGTTGGCGGGTTAAGCGatactaacctaaatctaacctaaatctgaTGTATTTAGTAATTCGTGTTAAAATTTTTAGCATCAACatgatctatttatttataattgactCGAATCCGATCCGATTGACCTAATTAAACTCGAACTCAATTTGATTTAACCCTATAATTAATATCACATCtctattctaaattaaaatgatatcaAAAAAGTTAATGAAactaaatcacaaattcactttGTTTCAAATAAGTACGAAAAGACAAATACAAAAccctacaaaaataaattataaactagTTGACGAgtctacttaaatattttatgttgacCTGATTTTGATCTGTGTATTAATCAAGTTAAACATTGACCCAAACTTAAAAATACTTAGACTCAAATCtgatttctttcattttcatgtACAGTTAGTAGAAATTAACATCCTTACTTGAACCCAGTACAACCTACAATGATCTGTCCCTAGCAACAAACAATCTAACTCCTCTATCCGAATTTGGATCTGGGGGCAAATCAAATGTTTATACTGACACTTATCTCAGCTCCTAAAACCAGCCCTTAGATTGTCAGTCATTCCCAAATCTAGAAACTAGATAGTTTTAAACTAAGAAAAGGATGATAATAAAGGATgtgaattgttgaaagaaaagaAGTTAATGGGTAAATTGATTAAAGAGCATATGATTGAGTACCTTTTATGTAATTTCAGTTGGTGAGCATTtctctttcaaaatatttaatactaaCTCATggtacaatatttaaaaaaaacaataataataataataaaaatggatTCTTCTTTGCTTTAAAGAGtcagaggagagagagagagtatgGAGCAAGGGTGCGATCTGTGAGGCAGAAAATACGGGGGTCAAACCAAAAACTGATAACTCCCTTTGGCTTGCATTTAAAGCAAATGTTTGCTATGctattcttcatttatttttctctcatcTTACCTATATTTCTTAGCTAGTTTCCCTTCTTTTCTTCACCTAAACCCTAATTCGTACaccctttttaattatatgaataaaatcatCACTTAATTAAGATCAGGAAACACTAATCTCAAGACAAATAATAACTCATTCTTTTCATCTTATCTATCACATTCACATGTCCATTCACATCCCTATGTATATACTTTAACAACCACAAAAAAAAGTATCTTTACTTCTTCTGAAATCCTGCCATAGCAAACTCAATACATGATCTAAGCTATCCCTCAATCGAGTCTTTTAACTTATACTAATTAGACTAatcattatctatatatatatatatatatatatatatatatatatatatatatatatatatatatcaatattcaAGTATATATTCAACTTCAAACAATCAACCATCATATATATGATCATGGTCATTGGTCAAACAAGAGcaataattaacttaattcaATTCATCACActtatagatatataaatagatCATTTCATGACCTCCCTACTACCCTTTTCTAGacaattaatgatttttagTTGTTCTtgtcaatttataataatttgtaattaagCTTTAATTTGATCATAATTAAATGGGTGAAAGTCAATAACTAGTGAATAAGCCACACGTGGGCAAGCTTCGAAAGGGCTGCTCTGAACAGCTTGATGAATGAAAAAACTAGTCCAATTCTGTTCCCATTTGCTTATTTTTGtctgtatatcaaatatatataaatatttccaagaaaagaaattaaagaaacatTGCTTCCTTAGTTAGTCTTGCCTTTTAAGCACTCTTTTTTCCTCTTCATgaccttcttcttttcttccccctctcatctctctctctcccttcTCTGTGGATTCACTTGACTCGCTTGAATGTCCAGAGAAAGGTAATCCATTCAAATCTTTTTCTATGTTTTAAGTACTGATCgatattaatgtttttgtttggaTTGAATTGGTGAAGGGAGAGCACATATGATATAGAGATAGGAAAGAAGATCAAGAGAGAGAATGAGGCTGCGTTGGCGGCGGCTGCGTTGGCAGGTCAGATTGGaagacaacaacaacaacaagcaGGATCATCAACGTTGAACACCATAACTCCATGCGCAGCCTGTAAACTATTGAGAAGAAGATGTGCCGAGGAATGCCCTTTCTCTCCTTACTTCTCCCCTCACGAACCCCAAAAGTTCGCCGCAGTTCACAAAGTCTTTGGTGCTAGCAATGTTTCCAAGATGCTAATGGTACTACTCATTCTTTATCACACGTACCCTTATTCATTATAAAACCCTAATTAATGTTAATGATTATTAGGAAGTTGCAGAGATTCAAAGAGCAGATGCAGCCAACAGTCTAGTATATGAAGCAAACGTAAGACTAAGAGATCCAGTTTATGGTTGTATGGGAGCAATATCAGCTTTACAACAACAAGTTCAGCTTTTACAAGCTGAACTCAACGCCATAAGAACTGAAATATTCAAATACAAATACACAAACCTCATGCCGCCTCCTCCGCCACCACCTTctaatcataatcataatcataacCCTCATCATCAGGCCTCCGCCATCCCCACCAGCTTACTAGTCTCATCTGCAGGTAATTTGGTCTCGGTCGCAGCTCTGCCGCCATCCACCGCCAATCTACCTGCTCAGCTATCCCTTCCACCGCCGTCCACCGTGGTTGTGTCGTCaacatcttctccttcttctagTTTAAGTGTTTCTAATTCGTTCGCCACAAAGTCATCAGGATATAACAACAATAATATTGCTAGTAATGGTACTACTGGTCTTCCATACTTTGGCTagctaattaatcaaattaattttgagtaattaatacaaattaagttGTTGTTATGACTGTTTATTGATCACATCacattatatatagtattaattaatactaTGATCATTTCGTTTCAATTATCATCTAGAATATATGACATCAAACGAATGAAATATTAGTACTACTTTGGGCATTTGATGATCAGCCGGCCGGAGTTAATTTTCCGGCGAGTTGGGGTGGTGCCGGAGATGGTTTGACTGAGCATATGAAAGTCTGTGCCTGCCATTGGAGGAGATCATGTCAACGAGGCCACTTATCATGAGAGAGAGAAGAGGGTGATGACGTGGCaaggtatattttattttcgtttttttatatcataataaaATGAGTTGGTTCTCACTCAAGCATTGATCATCATTTATtagttcaattattttaattttctttggAATCTCGAAAATTTTCTGTGGTCTGCTAATTAATTACCTCTAGATTAGAAgtacattattttatttcaattcatATTAAGTTGaccttttccttttttttaaattttgaaagtcataattttatttaagtccTTTAATTAGTTACAatccaattttaatatattatatagtaaatTCGGACAGAAACATTATATTTGATGTAATTTTGGTTTTATGGAGATATATATCTACTAAAATTATGgcataaatactaaaatacttatGCTCAGTCTTTTGAATCAGTTGTACCCATACTAAGcgaaaggaaaaacaaaatttatgaatcggttaaaaacataataactcagaatttattaatttcattccaataaaataaaatatcactagattataatcatataaattgtaGTATTTTATTGTCCATATTAGGGGATGGCAATTATAATTCGTCTTGCGATTTTCTATCCGAATGTCCTATTATAGCGGTTCTTCTCCGGTTTGACCGGTAGTTGACCGATGATGATAGTTGAccgatgatgatatttgtgtttctCGAATGACTCCACCATAATTATGTCCCCAACacttataaacacaattaaatatataattatatcactaatatatatatttattttttatattttaaaagatttttaaatttatttatttataataatataaattttcaatataatattaaaaaaatcattaatataattatattaaatactttttattttgtaaaaaatacaGTATAATGACATGAATGATAGTAAAAAAGTAGAGGAAGAATATGAAATTAGTAATGAAAAAAGGGTGGAGGGAATCCGTATATGTTGTTCAGGTCGATCATCAGAAGGTGCAGAAATAGTTAGAACTGAATGCAGAAATTAAAACTCTCGAAAGCATTCAGTAAAGTAAGTTAAGGATCTCCGCTCGACCACAGAGAGAGGATCAGAGAGACTTCTAACAGCCGAGGTAGGTGTGGTTCTGaaaggagaaaaaagagaaGTGATTCAAATGTATTCTATGTCCCATTACCTCATCAATCCACAACTAAGTTAATCCAACTTGTCTGAAAAGAGTTTTGTTTAAAAGGTTAAAAAGTGTGATTAATTtctcattaaattattttaaattaaaagaaatcatGACCATTTAGCTTTGTTTTCTAAGGAAAAAAAATCCTATTGACTTTTAATAGACCTGAACTagattagaattatttttaggtCCGATAACAACTTAAAAGaaaagtttttgaaaagttCAATTCTAGCTATTTTGATTGAAATTAATATGGATTGTGTCTACAACTTTTCTTTTCACTTGTATTATGTAATTTTCCTTCTATTTTGCTCAAAGCCCACATATAGTTGttaacttttcaaaaataaaatatacaaaaaaatcaattaaattctcaatctaaaaataaataatcttcttGTCCCCatgaaaatgtaaattaaggtATTTTGGAATGTATAAATTGATTGCCTTCAAAATAGCTTTTGTATTGGATTTTGGTGTGGCGTCCTAATTGCTTGAACTAGTGGCAAATTTCAACCTCTATTTGAATATGTTACATACAAGAACCAAATAAATAATCTGCCCTaacaaacatataaaaaacgtgACAAATTTCTGTTTCGAGGGACTAAAAAAATAGTACAAAATGTAAACCATCAAgacaaatattaaaacttaataatacaacttttaaaaaaatgaaaaggaaaaaaaagttCATAATATGTTAGGCTACAACAATTCCAAGAGCAAGATAGATCACAATTAAGATTATttggaaaagaaaaatcaatgcGATGGTGCCATTATTTTTCGCACAAAAAGGGGTATCAAACTCTCGCAATTATATAACCGCATTCAATTTTGTCTTCACTATTCCTAACCACGATGCAAAAAAGATTCAAACAAATTGAACTATACCTAGAACGCAAATTCTTCCTTCTCCGATGAAGAATCCAGCAAGCTATCACCCATTCCTCGAAGTTCCTCCGCGGCTGATTCACTTATGCCAAGTAGGTATTGCAATCGAGACAACTTTTCATCTGCGGGTTCACTCTTCATGTATATAATGAAAAGATCAGCCAGCTCCTCTGGCACCTCCCACGACAATGGCTCAGCAGCCACCGCCTTGTCGCAAGCCAGCAAGTCATTCAGTGAAGAAACCTGCACACATGCAcatatgaatttatttgttgTTTCTCATCTCGATAACCCTATTATGTTAACAGCTAGGATAAAAGAAATTTCATTACCACTCCCGGGTGTTTCTTCTGCCTCAACAATGACACGGCTTGAACCAGCGAATTCGAGAGCCTAGTTTTGGCGAGTTCATGTACAACTTTCCTCGCCTTATCAATGTTAATATTGAGATCCTTCGGCATTTTCTCGTAAACTTCCTCTTCGTCGAACTCTCCAGTTCCGGAAGAGAAAATGTCATCAGcggttttcttgaaaaggtTCTCTCTTAAGCTCTCCGAAATCATGTTTTCTATTTCAACACCGGCTTCTTTGAGCTCTCGAATCTCCTTTATACTAAGTCTTCCCTGACCGACCGCAGTTTCTAATGCAGCTGCCATCTTTGAAGACGTTATGCTCTTTATGATTTTTTGAGAATACTGAGGAGGCAAACCGACTTGCTTCTGTAGCTCATTAAGCTGCTCAACTCTGGCTTTGGTTAATTGACCATCCGCTAAAATGACCTCTGCTTGCTGCTTGAAGGCCTGTTCGGCCAGGCTTCTGTGTACTTCAACTATCTCTTTGCTAGTCAAACCGAGGATTCCACCAAGTTGATTTAATAGTAAATACTCAGAATCATCCTTCTTTGTAGTGATTTGTGCGCCAAATGGGATTCGGGTGACTTCACCAGTAAGACAAAACATTAAATAGGTCTTGTAAAGATCTGTCCTATCCCTTTCTGGAAGGTCATCTTTTAGGGTTATCTCTGTTTGCCCCGTCTTCGTAGCGAAATCTTTGCTGCTCGGTCTTACTTTTCTAAGCGACTCTATGGACACCCACTCGTCGTCATCATCAGCGATCTCCTTTTCTTGATCTTTAACTGGCTCTTCGAGGGTCGAGGGTGACTCACCTTTTATGTCGGCTACAAGTTCAGTCACGACTAAAGTATTGAATGCAATCAATCTTTTAAGTTCCTTTGCAGACTCGGTTCGACTCCCAGCTGCTCGCGCCCGTTGTACGTATGTGGAGAAAATTTTTCGAACGGCTTTACCTGCGATTGACATGGCGATCTCTCTGGTTAGACGTAAACCATGTGCTGCCTTTCTGACTGATTCTTTTACATCGGCATCGTATCCATCAACTCCAGAAGCAATAGCATCTTTCACAACCTGGAAAAAGAAACACAACATTTTTCAGTCCTATTCTAAAGTGCTTCTCTTTGACAGAAAAttcacatttattatatatattttttaaatcacaatGATCTACACTAAACAATTTGGATgatgatctagaaaataatttggattatagtccataaaataatctttatagCAATGAAGTCATACATAacgaaacaatctggataatgatctaaaactaatatttataccaaataaaactaaaaagcACACTATAATCTGGATCATGTTATACAAAACAATCTATAACAGACCAAAAAAATgactttcaattttaattttgacaattttcatTGAGATCATGGTGATTGTTACATAGATTATGACAAAATAccaattttcaaataagctATACCTTCTCAAACAATCTTCCACATATGTCAGCATGAACAGATTCAACGGTCTCCCGAGAAATACATAGCAAAACCTGTAACCGCTCGAGGGATTTGACATCTACGTCACTGAGCTCCCCATTTGCAACAACTTGCTGAAGTTTTTGTCTGTAAATTTCTGCaataaacataaattgattttagGAGGTAATTTTAGccactattatatattatcacaGATAGTTCTTTTGATTGTTTGTTACCTTCGTGGATCTCGATAGCCTTCTGTGGATCAAAGTGTAGCTCATCACAAAGTTTTTGAAGAAACTCTGCTTTGCTCAGAGCAGCTTCCAAATCGCCACTAGACACTGCCTGAGCGAGTCTCTTACGATAAACCTTTGAGGTCACTTCCAGCGTAATTGATTCAGACTCCCGTTTACCTAAACCAAATATATTCCTCAATTGGTTTAATGCCAGAATCTGCAACAACAAAATAGACAAATGGGAAAgcaatgaaaattttatttggaaaaacAAGAATAAAAATAGTCAAAAGAAGGATTATGTTGCACCTTATTTTCTTCCATGCGACCACTTGAAAGGGCATCCCAAACATAAGCCCTATATAGAAGCTTCAAGTCATCCATCTTCCTGTCACCATCAAAATCCCCACCTAATGCAGAGGCCATATATCAATGTTAAACCGTTCTTAGGAATAAAGCAAGAGAATATGAGCAGTAGAATTACCTAGTAAAGAAATCGGCCCGACCCCAGGAGCAAATTTGGAGGCATTGGGATTTTTGCTCAGTGATATCAGAAGGTTGTTAAATTCCAATGTCTTATCAAGTTCTTGAATAACACTTGAAGCGTCCTTGCTGCATATTCC is part of the Impatiens glandulifera chromosome 1, dImpGla2.1, whole genome shotgun sequence genome and encodes:
- the LOC124921136 gene encoding LOB domain-containing protein 15; this encodes MSRERESTYDIEIGKKIKRENEAALAAAALAGQIGRQQQQQAGSSTLNTITPCAACKLLRRRCAEECPFSPYFSPHEPQKFAAVHKVFGASNVSKMLMEVAEIQRADAANSLVYEANVRLRDPVYGCMGAISALQQQVQLLQAELNAIRTEIFKYKYTNLMPPPPPPPSNHNHNHNPHHQASAIPTSLLVSSAGNLVSVAALPPSTANLPAQLSLPPPSTVVVSSTSSPSSSLSVSNSFATKSSGYNNNNIASNGTTGLPYFG
- the LOC124920789 gene encoding protein TIC110, chloroplastic: MNLSNMIITSPSSSTPTTLFLNPSPLRFTTANSFNSLSRKHHHSRRRYQISIFRCSSSDSPKPVNPVASDVFGGEKELTGIRSVVETMSPAVRLATSALILAGTVAAGYGLGSRLGGSRNAALGGAVVLGAAGAGAAYALNSCVPDVAAANLHNYVAALDDPLAVKREEIEGIANKYGVSKQDEAFNAELCDLYCRFVASIVPPGNEDLKGSEVETIVKFKNSLGIDDPDAAAMHMEIGRRIFRQRLETGDREGDMEQRRSFQKLVYVSTLVFGEASAFLLPWKRVFKVTDSQVEVAIRDNAQRLYSYKLKSVRRDLDSQQLVNLREAQLSYRLSDELAADMFKEHTRKLVEENISAALNILKARTRATKDASSVIQELDKTLEFNNLLISLSKNPNASKFAPGVGPISLLGGDFDGDRKMDDLKLLYRAYVWDALSSGRMEENKILALNQLRNIFGLGKRESESITLEVTSKVYRKRLAQAVSSGDLEAALSKAEFLQKLCDELHFDPQKAIEIHEEIYRQKLQQVVANGELSDVDVKSLERLQVLLCISRETVESVHADICGRLFEKVVKDAIASGVDGYDADVKESVRKAAHGLRLTREIAMSIAGKAVRKIFSTYVQRARAAGSRTESAKELKRLIAFNTLVVTELVADIKGESPSTLEEPVKDQEKEIADDDDEWVSIESLRKVRPSSKDFATKTGQTEITLKDDLPERDRTDLYKTYLMFCLTGEVTRIPFGAQITTKKDDSEYLLLNQLGGILGLTSKEIVEVHRSLAEQAFKQQAEVILADGQLTKARVEQLNELQKQVGLPPQYSQKIIKSITSSKMAAALETAVGQGRLSIKEIRELKEAGVEIENMISESLRENLFKKTADDIFSSGTGEFDEEEVYEKMPKDLNINIDKARKVVHELAKTRLSNSLVQAVSLLRQKKHPGVVSSLNDLLACDKAVAAEPLSWEVPEELADLFIIYMKSEPADEKLSRLQYLLGISESAAEELRGMGDSLLDSSSEKEEFAF